The Seriola aureovittata isolate HTS-2021-v1 ecotype China chromosome 12, ASM2101889v1, whole genome shotgun sequence genome window below encodes:
- the colec12 gene encoding collectin-12, whose product MKDDFADEEEVQSFGYKRFGIQEGTECTKCKNDWALRAAIALLYVLCALLTIAVAVLGYKVVQRMDNVTEGMQNYGGKINAVETDLKKLDDQAGKKSVNATSEIKTFKSDLEELQSQLNDIALRATKNRDVLDELRITGGDMQNGHVSLQSFLEGNAASLHRLNQSLSSYSGMIDDLQTDTARLQSEIQGQAKVQSQTQVSVSALNITQSQQRNLLSTLQKTVEDAGQAVQKLKNDYQGLQQTARQNRADTEWLKEKVQNLQVLAANNSALARSNGEVLDDLGAQLSTLVSQIQNASALTEGHDQSMRELMDHQRDHDNTTSSKFDEMEARLDRHENDMDRVTGNVSFATQLLGAISSDLNGLRSCAETVIRHSDLLLGLNGSVTDAKAESKELRAQQDEMAARLDREVNNLSMVMEEMKVVDSKHSQLITNFTILQGPPGPRGPRGDRGPQGPVGQSGQKGDKGDKGMPGLVGPKGEKGAAGPPGATGPKGAPGTRGLPGAKGSRGSGGRPGNPGDKGDPGAPGLLGRDGPPGMPGPQGPQGPRGAAGPAGLDGPRGPVGPIGPPGPPGLPGLPAPPVILKPSHSTQAPEPPKPPEPPKPAEVPQGTVSRQIQPPVATTPSPGCPPQFRKFGDSCYYLSSGSQRLNFDEANLFCTNMSSHMLIINDDEEQQFVRDAIAGKGYFWLGLTDREEENVWKWVDGTIPVFKKWKPGQPDNWTHGHEDGEDCAGLIHNANWNDFYCTDRIGFICECASDLKVPVL is encoded by the exons TGGTCCAGAGGATGGATAATGTTACCGAGGGCATGCAGAATTATGGAGGCAAGATCAATGCTGTGGAGACAGATTTAAAGAAGCTAG ATGATCAGGCAGGAAAGAAGTCAGTTAACGCCACAAGTGAAATCAAGACTTTCAAGTCAGATCTGGAGGAATTACAGAGCCAACTGAATGACATTGCCCTCAGGGCAACCAAAAACAGAGATGTCTTAGATGAGCTCCGGATCACTGGAGGTGACATGCAAAATGGCCACGTGTCCCTGCAGAGTTTTCTGGAAGGCAATGCTGCCTCCCTGCACAGGCTCAACCAGTCCCTGAGCTCCTACAGTGGCATGATTGACGATCTCCAGACGGACACTGCACGGCTCCAGTCAGAGATACAGGGCCAAGCCAAAGTGCAGAGCCAGACCCAGGTTAGTGTCAGTGCACTAAACATCACCCAGTCCCAGCAGCGCAATCTGCTCAGCACGCTGCAGAAGACGGTGGAAGACGCAGGCCAGGCAGTGCAGAAACTGAAGAATGATTACCAGGGTCTGCagcagacagccagacagaacCGGGCTGACACAGAGTGGCTAAAGGAAAAGGTCCAGAATCTCCAGGTTTTGGCAGCCAACAACTCAGCCCTGGCCCGGTCAAATGGGGAAGTTCTTGATGACCTTGGGGCTCAGCTCAGCACACTAGTCAGCCAAATCCAGAACGCCTCAGCCCTTACTGAGGGACATGACCAGAGCATGCGTGAGCTGATGGACCACCAGCGAGACCACGATAACACCACATCATCTAAATTTGATGAGATGGAAGCGCGATTagacagacatgagaatgaCATGGACCGCGTGACTGGAAACGTGAGCTTTGCCACGCAGCTCCTCGGTGCCATTAGCTCCGACCTGAATGGCCTGAGGTCCTGTGCTGAGACAGTGATTCGGCATTCAGACCTGTTACTGGGGCTGAATGGTAGCGTGACAGACGCCAAGGCGGAGAGCAAAGAACTGCGCGCCCAGCAAGATGAGATGGCAGCCAGGTTGGACAGAGAGGTCAACAACCTGTCTATGGtgatggaggagatgaaggtGGTGGACAGTAAACACTCTCAGCTCATCACCAACTTCACCATCCTGCAGG GTCCACCGGGTCCAAGGGGCCCCAGGGGTGACAGGGGTCCCCAGGGACCAGTTGGCCAGTCAGGACAAAAGGGTGATAAAGGAGATAAAGGGATGCCAGGATTGGTGGGACCTAAAGGGGAGAAAGGTGCTGCTGGACCACCAGGTGCAACAGGTCCAAAGGGTGCACCTGGTACCCGGGGTCTTCCGGGGGCTAAAGGTTCGAGAGGGTCTGGAGGTCGACCTGGAAACCCTGGTGATAAAGGTGACCCTGGGGCTCCGGGACTTCTTGGTAGGGATGGACCGCCAGGGATGCCAGGACCACAAGGGCCACAGGGacccagaggagcagcaggaccTGCGGGGTTGGATGGGCCTCGTGGGCCTGTTGGACCCATCGGCCCGCCCGGTCCTCCAGGGCTACCAGGGCTACCTGCACCTCCTGTTATTTTAAAGCCATCTCACTCCACTCAGGCCCCCGAACCCCCCAAACCACCTGAGCCTCCCAAACCGGCAGAGGTACCACAAGGCACCGTGTCCCGGCAGATCCAGCCCCCTGTCGCCACAACTCCATCACCTG GTTGCCCACCTCAGTTCAGAAAGTTTGGAGACAGCTGCTATTACCTCTCCTCTGGTTCTCAGAGACTCAACTTTGATGAAGCCAACCTGTTTTGTACTAACATGTCATCTCATATGCTCATTATCAATGACGATGAGGAACAG CAATTTGTGAGAGATGCAATTGCAGGAAAAGGTTATTTCTGGCTGGGCCTTACTGATAGGGAGGAGGAAAATGTCTGGAAGTGGGTGGATGGCACCATACCCGTTTTCAA GAAGTGGAAGCCTGGCCAGCCTGATAACTGGACCCATGGTCATGAAGACGGCGAGGACTGTGCTGGTCTTATCCATAATGCCAACTGGAATGATTTCTACTGCACTGACCGCATCGGTTTCATCTGTGAATGTGCCTCCGACT taaaagtTCCAGTTTTATAG
- the stam gene encoding signal transducing adapter molecule 1 has product MPLFATNPFDQDVEKATSEMNTAEDWGLILDICDKIGQSRTGPKECLRSIMRRVNHKDPHVAMQALTLLGACVSNCGKIFHLEVCSREFASEVSNVLNKGHPKVCEKLKALMVEWAEDFRNDPQLSLISAMIKNLREQGVTFPAVGSQAAEQAKASPALVAKDPSTSTNKKEEEDLAKAIELSLKEQRQQPQTSLSSLYPSTSNLLSSHKSDGRKVRAIYDFEAAEDNELTFKSGEIITILDDSDPNWWKGETYQGVGLFPSNFVTADLTAEPEMMKTEKKTVQFSEDIQVETIEPEQEPVYIDEDKMDQLLQMIQSADPTDNQSDSVELLQLEGACNQMGPLIDQKLEDIDRKHSELSELNVKVMEALSLYAKLMNEDPVYAMYAKLQSQQYYMQQPANAAQQVYPGQPASGSYAMSGTAVQGYTVPMEQLPAGAPIPGQPAPSDVHMYMGQPPVYTAAPGSMAPADIQSYQNPATAPGPAPGTTPTGMTQTPNYSTHSGPSIAPSSDATQAPYSEKALL; this is encoded by the exons ATGCCTCTCTTCGCGACGAACCCATTTGACcaagatgttg AGAAAGCGACCAGTGAGATGAACACAGCTGAGGACTGGGGCCTCATTCTGGACATATGTGATAAGATAGGACAGTCACGCACTGG GCCTAAAGAATGTCTCCGCTCTATAATGAGAAGAGTGAACCACAAGGATCCTCATGTGGCCATGCAGGCACTGACT CTTCTTGGTGCTTGTGTCTCAAACTGTGGGAAGATATTCCACTTGGAGGTGTGCTCCAGAGAGTTTGCCAGTGAAGTCAGTAATGTCTTAAACAAG GGCCACCCCAAAGTGTGTGAGAAGCTGAAGGCCCTTATGGTGGAGTGGGCCGAGGACTTCCGCAATGATCCACAACTCAGTCTGATCTCGGCGATGATCAAAAATCTGCGTGAGCAAGGTGTCACTTTCCCTGCAGTGGGGTCCCAG GCTGCAGAGCAAGCAAAAGCAAGCCCTGCTTTAGTGGCAAAGGATCCGTCCAcctcaacaaacaaaaaagaagaggaagacttGGCCAAAG CTATTGAGTTGTCGCTGAAGGAGCAACGTCAGCAGCCACAGACCTCCCTGTCGAGCCTGTACCCGAGCACCTCTAACCTGCTCTCCTCACACAAGTCGGATGGCAGAAAAGTCCGCGCCATCTACGACTTCGAGGCTGCAGAGGACAATGAGCTCACCTTCAAGTCAGGAGAAATCATCACTATCCTGGACGATAG tgATCCCAACTGGTGGAAAGGGGAAACATACCAGGGAGTGGGGCTGTTCCCCTCTAACTTTGTCACTGCTGACCTCACAGCAGAGCCTGAGATGA tgaagacagagaagaagacagtACAGTTCAGTGAGGACATCCAGGTGGAGACCATAGAGCCCGAACAAGAGCCTGTTTATATAGACGAG GACAAAATGGACCAGCTACTGCAGATGATTCAGAGTGCAGATCCCACAGACAACCAGTCAGACAGTGTTGAGTTACTACAGCTTGAAG gtGCCTGCAACCAAATGGGACCTCTCATTGACCAGAAGCTGGAAGATATTGACAG GAAGCACTCAGAGCTGTCGGAGCTGAACGTGAAGGTGATGGAAGCTCTGTCTTTGTATGCAAAGTTGATGAATGAGGATCCAGTGTACGCCATGTATGCCAAGCTGCAGAGCCAACAATACTACATGCAGCAGCCTGCCAATGCAGCGCAGCAG GTTTACCCTGGCCAGCCTGCATCAGGTTCATATGCAATGAGTGGTACTGCAGTGCAGGGTTATACTGTTCCCATGGAGCAGCTTCCAGCTGGAGCCCCCATACCTGGCCAGCCAGCTCCCAG TGACGTTCATATGTACATGGGCCAGCCGCCAGTCTACACTGCAGCTCCAGGCAGCATGGCCCCAGCAGACATTCAGTCCTACCAGAACCCAGCCACCGCCCCTGGCCCCGCCCCAGGCACGACTCCCACAGGCATGACGCAGACGCCAAACTACAGCACCCACTCTGGCCCAAGCATAGCACCTTCCTCAGATGCCACACAGGCCCCCTACTCAGAGAAAGCCTTGCTATAG